From a region of the Agrobacterium larrymoorei genome:
- a CDS encoding ABC transporter substrate-binding protein, translating to MAIGRRKFNQLLLLATAGTALPGSVFAADVTRRPVSGGTLNLLYRVDPGNALFAINTSSGTGQAIGPKIVEGLLTFDFDLTPQPLLATEWSVSDDHLRYTFKLRPNVKWHDGKAFTSDDVAFSIFRLKEAHPRGRITYQNVTAVETPDPLTAIIVLSKPAPFLIAAQSSSESPIVPKHIFETLKPGDGQTLKTAIGTGPFRLTEWTPGSHLILERNPDYWDPGKPYLDRIVLRIITDPAARAVALETGEVDIGDNPVPLADLERLKQNPDLVLDTTTYAYAGPQQQLFFNYDNEIFAKKDVRLAIAKAINLEEIVNVALFGYGQISPSPVSTALPKWYDPTVTAYPHDPKEAEKLLDRAGYPRKADGKRFNVRLTYNSYLTPGYADVIRNQLEKIGVAVEIRKYDLPTYLKTVYTDRAFDLVVESLSNTFDPSLGIQRAYWSKNFKLGLPFSNAAHYANPLADALLEAAAIEPDEAKRKEIWSEFQHLIHDDVASVDLVAAGNQIVAHKKVKNYVTGAQGLNWSFGDLWLDPNS from the coding sequence ATGGCTATAGGACGTCGTAAATTCAACCAGTTATTACTTCTGGCAACCGCAGGCACTGCACTACCAGGCTCTGTCTTTGCAGCGGATGTCACCCGGCGTCCGGTGTCCGGCGGCACGCTCAATCTTCTGTATCGGGTCGATCCGGGCAATGCGCTCTTTGCCATCAACACCTCTTCGGGAACAGGGCAGGCCATTGGCCCGAAAATCGTTGAAGGACTGCTGACTTTCGATTTCGACCTCACGCCACAACCGCTTCTGGCAACAGAGTGGTCGGTTTCTGATGACCATCTTCGCTATACGTTCAAATTGCGTCCGAATGTCAAATGGCATGACGGGAAGGCTTTCACTTCGGACGACGTTGCCTTTTCAATTTTCCGGCTCAAGGAGGCTCACCCGCGCGGTCGTATCACTTACCAGAATGTAACCGCCGTCGAGACGCCCGACCCGCTGACCGCCATTATCGTGCTGTCCAAACCGGCACCGTTCCTGATTGCTGCGCAATCAAGTTCTGAATCACCCATCGTGCCGAAACATATTTTCGAAACGCTAAAGCCCGGCGATGGACAGACACTCAAGACCGCCATCGGCACCGGCCCGTTCCGGCTAACGGAATGGACACCGGGCAGCCACCTCATCTTAGAGCGCAACCCGGATTACTGGGATCCTGGCAAACCCTATCTCGACCGCATCGTGCTACGCATCATCACCGACCCGGCTGCGCGCGCGGTGGCGCTGGAAACCGGCGAGGTTGATATCGGCGACAACCCGGTGCCGCTGGCCGATCTGGAACGACTGAAGCAAAATCCTGATCTGGTGCTGGATACGACGACCTATGCTTATGCGGGGCCGCAGCAGCAGCTGTTCTTCAATTACGACAACGAAATCTTCGCCAAGAAGGATGTACGTCTTGCCATTGCCAAGGCGATCAATCTTGAAGAAATCGTCAATGTGGCACTGTTCGGTTATGGTCAGATTTCGCCAAGCCCCGTCAGCACTGCGCTGCCCAAATGGTACGATCCTACGGTCACGGCTTATCCGCATGATCCGAAAGAAGCCGAAAAGCTTCTGGATAGAGCGGGCTATCCACGCAAGGCGGATGGCAAACGTTTCAACGTGCGACTGACCTACAACTCCTATCTGACGCCAGGTTACGCGGATGTCATTCGCAACCAGCTCGAAAAGATCGGCGTCGCGGTCGAAATCCGCAAATACGATCTGCCGACCTATCTCAAGACCGTTTATACGGACCGCGCCTTCGATCTGGTGGTTGAATCTCTCTCCAACACTTTCGACCCTTCGCTTGGCATACAGCGCGCCTATTGGAGCAAAAACTTCAAACTCGGCCTGCCCTTTTCCAACGCCGCTCACTATGCGAACCCGCTAGCCGACGCCCTGCTCGAGGCAGCTGCCATCGAGCCGGATGAGGCGAAGCGGAAAGAGATATGGAGCGAGTTCCAGCATCTCATACACGACGATGTTGCCTCGGTGGATCTCGTGGCCGCTGGCAACCAGATCGTCGCCCACAAGAAGGTGAAGAATTACGTCACAGGCGCGCAGGGGCTCAACTGGAGCTTTGGTGACCTTTGGCTCGATCCGAATTCCTGA
- a CDS encoding rhodanese-like domain-containing protein has product MSEQSISKNTLINWLEDDQELAVIDIRPTDVVGYASPLFATNLPADRLDTELDRFVPRRSVRTVLVDDGTDIGHHAADRLKAKGWSNIHFLDGGIPAWIEGGSENLPTFDIPGVPFVQKVRAEKNTPVIFARELKAWKDAEENVVVIDTRTTPEYEKAHVPGAINVPGAELLLRFADLVPSAETKIVVSCAGLPRAILGAQTLIDAGIENSVSYLHDGTRGWTDDGFELETGRSGIYPPATSAAKRFAQARLETFSAKDDLTFIDHATVERWLADDARTTYFLDVRTPDEFAESHLPGSISSEGGQLLGVAYRTIAVRGARVILVDDLLGARARVVAHWLKRRGFEIALHLHDFEQSAQAAA; this is encoded by the coding sequence ATGTCAGAACAATCCATCAGTAAAAACACGCTCATCAATTGGCTGGAAGACGACCAGGAGCTTGCCGTGATCGATATACGGCCCACGGATGTCGTCGGCTATGCCTCGCCACTGTTTGCGACCAACCTGCCCGCAGACAGGCTGGATACCGAGCTTGATCGCTTCGTTCCGCGCCGATCCGTCCGCACAGTGCTGGTGGATGATGGCACAGACATTGGCCATCACGCGGCTGACCGGCTGAAAGCCAAGGGGTGGAGTAACATCCATTTTCTTGACGGCGGAATACCTGCGTGGATCGAAGGCGGTTCGGAAAACCTCCCAACTTTCGACATTCCCGGCGTGCCTTTTGTTCAGAAGGTGCGCGCGGAAAAGAACACGCCCGTTATCTTCGCCCGCGAACTCAAGGCGTGGAAGGACGCTGAAGAGAACGTTGTTGTTATCGACACCCGCACCACGCCTGAATATGAGAAGGCGCATGTTCCCGGCGCTATCAACGTACCGGGCGCGGAACTGCTGCTGCGTTTTGCAGACCTTGTTCCATCCGCAGAAACAAAGATCGTCGTGTCCTGCGCAGGGCTTCCACGCGCGATCCTCGGCGCACAGACCTTGATCGATGCAGGCATAGAAAACAGCGTCAGCTACCTGCACGATGGAACGCGCGGCTGGACAGACGATGGCTTTGAACTGGAGACGGGCCGGTCAGGCATCTACCCGCCTGCAACTTCGGCAGCAAAGCGATTTGCACAGGCTCGCCTGGAAACCTTCTCGGCCAAGGATGACCTCACCTTCATCGATCATGCCACCGTCGAGAGATGGTTGGCGGATGACGCGCGAACAACCTATTTCCTCGACGTTCGCACCCCAGATGAGTTCGCGGAGTCGCATCTGCCTGGCTCGATTTCATCGGAAGGCGGCCAACTGCTTGGCGTTGCCTATCGCACGATTGCTGTGCGTGGGGCACGGGTCATTCTCGTTGATGACCTCCTGGGAGCCCGTGCACGCGTCGTTGCGCACTGGCTGAAACGCCGCGGCTTCGAAATTGCGCTTCACCTCCATGATTTCGAGCAGAGTGCTCAGGCCGCGGCCTGA
- a CDS encoding acyl-CoA dehydrogenase family protein: MTDTLHAWGSPPSKRYDAIANRVRLTFAQIATDTVTRDLDRQLRFDAYEALKAAGFSKLRLPEQHGGLGLTLPELFGLIIELAEADPNLTNAYRSHFGFTEDLLNAPLSAWRDIWLGRLGEGDTIGSGFSELGDTRLGTYSTQLIRDGSGWRLNGEKYYTTGSLYADWITLGAVDGDGQPIGALVPTRAPGVDIVNDWDGFGQALTASGTARFTDVAIADELIKPSALRFSYSGGFFQLVHLASLAGIGRAAASDLARLVADRKRVYQRSNAGRFADDPQILQVVGEVRGAAYTAGAIVLKAAEALQAAYDANLSGDEEQIAFTNRNAEIEVSQSVTVVSKLILEASTTLFDALGASAAKRSHGLDRHWRNARTITSHNPRIYHDRIVGDFAVNGVAPPANGGVGIAVQPDKEKTHA; the protein is encoded by the coding sequence ATGACCGACACCCTGCACGCCTGGGGATCTCCACCCAGCAAACGCTATGATGCAATCGCAAACCGGGTCCGTCTGACTTTCGCGCAGATTGCCACCGATACGGTGACGCGCGATCTCGACAGGCAACTTCGCTTCGACGCGTATGAAGCATTGAAAGCAGCTGGCTTCTCCAAATTGCGCCTGCCGGAACAGCACGGTGGTCTCGGTTTGACCCTGCCTGAACTTTTCGGCCTGATCATCGAATTGGCTGAAGCCGATCCCAATCTTACCAATGCCTACCGCAGCCATTTCGGCTTTACCGAAGACCTGCTCAACGCCCCCTTAAGTGCATGGCGTGACATCTGGCTTGGCCGGCTCGGAGAAGGAGACACCATCGGCAGCGGCTTTTCAGAACTCGGTGACACGCGGCTTGGGACCTATTCGACACAGCTGATCCGTGACGGAAGTGGCTGGCGCCTGAATGGCGAAAAATACTACACTACCGGCTCGCTTTACGCCGACTGGATCACGCTGGGTGCTGTGGATGGAGATGGCCAGCCAATCGGTGCGCTTGTGCCGACGCGGGCACCCGGTGTTGACATCGTCAACGATTGGGATGGTTTCGGGCAGGCACTGACGGCAAGCGGCACGGCCCGCTTTACCGATGTCGCTATCGCAGATGAGCTGATCAAACCCAGCGCGCTTCGGTTCAGTTACTCCGGCGGATTTTTCCAGCTGGTTCATCTGGCATCGCTTGCCGGCATAGGCCGCGCTGCGGCTTCTGATCTGGCGCGTCTGGTGGCGGACCGCAAGCGTGTTTACCAGCGCAGCAATGCCGGGCGCTTTGCGGACGACCCGCAAATCCTTCAGGTCGTCGGTGAGGTTCGGGGTGCAGCCTATACCGCAGGCGCGATCGTGCTGAAGGCAGCGGAGGCGTTGCAAGCGGCCTATGATGCCAATCTTTCTGGCGACGAAGAGCAGATCGCCTTCACCAACCGCAACGCCGAAATCGAGGTCAGCCAATCCGTGACGGTTGTCAGCAAACTGATACTCGAAGCCTCAACCACGCTTTTTGACGCACTTGGTGCCTCTGCCGCCAAACGCAGCCACGGGCTTGATCGCCACTGGCGCAACGCACGCACCATTACCTCCCACAATCCGCGCATCTACCACGACCGGATCGTCGGCGATTTCGCCGTCAACGGTGTCGCTCCGCCCGCCAATGGCGGTGTCGGAATAGCAGTTCAACCTGACAAAGAAAAAACACACGCATGA
- a CDS encoding NtaA/DmoA family FMN-dependent monooxygenase (This protein belongs to a clade of FMN-dependent monooxygenases, within a broader family of flavin-dependent oxidoreductases, the luciferase-like monooxygenase (LMM) family, some of whose members use coenzyme F420 rather than FMN.), with translation MSKPKRRLNLNVGINTTGYLPNAWKYRTGTRHDINDIDYYRRLTEIAHKGRFDAVFLSDHPALLTDPLSRPFHTIDPLILSTSLAAQVPDIGFVATISSTYNSPYNLARRTQSIDIVSGGRLIINVVSSFNPNVAANFGNAPLPPRSERYAKATEFLDVAKKLWSSWDERREQDVPEGRFWDAASAQAIEHEGDFFTVKGPLNVPRGPQGHPVIAQAGASEGGIDLAARHGEIIYCNILSRPAGQAFGKKVRDRAVAFGRDPSGIRIVPGLVVILGKTREEALRKHELFSGAGSEDGLLARFIKENGLDPDRFDPDAVLNAEQFIPDQNRQWAVGMGLGLSDLLTHERLTARQVVRRSEGHHRLLLGTPEEVADGIIDLWQDGTVDGYTLQPPRAPDDIIEFVDQVVPILQDRGVYPREYSPGTVRDRYGLPYPVE, from the coding sequence ATGAGCAAACCAAAACGCCGGCTGAACCTGAACGTCGGTATCAACACAACCGGTTATCTTCCCAACGCCTGGAAATATCGCACCGGCACGCGCCACGATATCAACGATATCGATTATTATCGCCGCCTCACGGAAATCGCCCATAAGGGTCGGTTCGATGCGGTGTTTCTGTCGGATCATCCAGCACTTCTGACCGATCCGCTCAGCCGGCCCTTTCACACCATCGATCCGCTCATCCTGTCCACATCCCTTGCGGCTCAAGTGCCAGACATCGGTTTCGTTGCGACAATCTCGTCAACATACAATTCCCCTTACAATCTGGCGAGGCGGACGCAATCCATCGATATCGTCTCGGGCGGCCGCCTGATCATCAACGTCGTGTCTTCCTTCAATCCGAATGTCGCGGCCAATTTCGGCAACGCGCCACTGCCGCCGCGCAGTGAGCGTTACGCGAAGGCCACGGAGTTTCTGGATGTGGCCAAAAAACTGTGGTCCAGCTGGGATGAGCGCCGAGAACAAGACGTCCCCGAGGGCCGTTTCTGGGATGCGGCGAGCGCGCAAGCGATTGAGCACGAAGGAGACTTCTTCACCGTCAAAGGCCCCCTCAATGTGCCGCGCGGACCGCAGGGTCATCCCGTCATAGCTCAGGCAGGTGCATCTGAAGGCGGCATCGATCTTGCCGCCCGCCATGGCGAAATAATCTATTGTAACATTCTATCCCGGCCCGCCGGGCAGGCTTTTGGCAAGAAAGTGCGGGACCGCGCCGTCGCCTTCGGTCGCGATCCATCCGGCATCCGCATCGTTCCGGGCCTCGTCGTCATTCTGGGCAAAACCCGTGAAGAGGCATTGAGAAAACACGAGCTCTTCAGCGGTGCCGGTTCTGAAGACGGACTTCTCGCCCGCTTCATTAAAGAAAACGGCCTTGATCCCGACCGCTTCGATCCGGATGCTGTGTTGAATGCGGAACAATTCATACCGGACCAGAACCGCCAGTGGGCAGTCGGCATGGGACTTGGCCTGTCCGATCTCCTGACCCATGAGCGGCTGACGGCACGCCAAGTCGTGCGACGCTCCGAGGGACATCACCGCCTGCTACTCGGCACCCCCGAAGAGGTGGCAGATGGCATTATCGATCTATGGCAGGACGGTACCGTAGATGGCTACACCCTTCAGCCTCCAAGAGCGCCGGATGACATTATCGAATTCGTAGATCAGGTCGTGCCGATTTTGCAGGATCGAGGCGTCTATCCACGTGAATACAGTCCCGGTACAGTAAGAGATCGCTATGGTCTGCCTTACCCTGTCGAATAA
- a CDS encoding LLM class flavin-dependent oxidoreductase → MPKSLHLTAFMRPVSLHTGAWRYPGAYADANFNFSHLKSFAQKLEQAKFDAFFMADHLAVLNMPVEALRRSHTVTSFEPFTLLSALAAVTDRIGLAATASTTFDEPYHVARRFASLDHISGGRAAWNIVTTSNPDAARNFGLDGHLEHGERYKRAREFFDVVTGLWDSFADDAFIRDQESGIFFNPDKMHVLDHKGEDFSVRGPLNIARPIQGWPVIVQAGQSEPGKQLAAETAEVVFAAPRDLDTAKTLYADIKGRMAPVGRDPAHLKILPAAMIVIGDTPEDARAKRAKLDSLVHYDSAIASLSIALGHDASGFDPGAPLPDIPETNASKSGRAQVLRLAEQEKLTVRQLAQRYGGYAGLAFIGTPETIADDMETWLNEEASDGFTCVFPFLPQGLDDVTEKLVPELQRRGLFRKDYEGSTLRDHLGLPRPANRFFL, encoded by the coding sequence ATGCCCAAGTCGCTTCATCTCACCGCCTTCATGCGCCCCGTCAGCCTTCACACCGGCGCTTGGCGCTATCCGGGCGCCTATGCGGATGCCAACTTCAATTTTAGTCATCTGAAATCATTCGCCCAGAAACTGGAACAGGCAAAGTTCGACGCCTTCTTCATGGCGGATCACTTGGCCGTCCTCAACATGCCGGTCGAGGCGCTGAGACGCAGTCACACGGTGACGTCTTTCGAGCCCTTCACCCTTCTGTCAGCTCTTGCCGCAGTCACCGACAGAATCGGTCTCGCCGCGACAGCTTCCACCACTTTTGACGAGCCTTATCATGTAGCGCGCCGTTTTGCCTCCCTCGATCATATAAGCGGCGGACGGGCCGCCTGGAACATCGTCACGACGTCAAACCCTGATGCCGCCCGCAACTTCGGGCTCGACGGGCACCTTGAGCATGGCGAACGCTACAAGCGGGCGCGCGAATTCTTCGATGTGGTGACAGGGCTGTGGGACAGCTTTGCAGACGATGCATTCATTCGCGATCAGGAAAGCGGAATCTTCTTCAATCCGGACAAGATGCATGTGCTGGACCATAAGGGCGAGGATTTCAGTGTTCGCGGGCCGCTGAATATTGCCCGTCCGATCCAAGGCTGGCCAGTCATCGTGCAGGCAGGACAATCAGAACCCGGCAAGCAACTGGCAGCCGAAACTGCCGAAGTCGTTTTTGCCGCCCCGCGCGATCTTGACACGGCGAAAACGCTGTATGCCGATATCAAGGGACGCATGGCACCGGTGGGTCGCGATCCCGCACATCTGAAGATCCTGCCTGCAGCGATGATCGTGATCGGTGATACACCAGAGGATGCCAGGGCCAAGCGCGCAAAGCTGGATAGCCTCGTGCACTACGATAGCGCCATCGCCTCACTTTCCATTGCGCTTGGCCATGATGCCTCCGGCTTCGATCCTGGTGCGCCCCTGCCAGACATCCCGGAAACAAACGCCAGCAAGAGTGGAAGGGCGCAGGTGCTGCGACTGGCCGAGCAGGAAAAACTGACAGTGCGTCAACTCGCCCAGCGCTATGGCGGCTATGCTGGTCTTGCCTTTATCGGCACGCCCGAAACCATCGCAGACGATATGGAAACCTGGCTGAATGAAGAGGCCTCAGATGGCTTCACCTGCGTCTTCCCCTTCCTGCCGCAAGGGCTGGACGACGTCACGGAGAAGCTGGTTCCAGAACTGCAGCGGCGCGGTCTGTTCCGCAAGGACTATGAGGGGTCGACTTTGCGCGATCATCTTGGCCTTCCCCGCCCCGCAAACCGGTTCTTCCTTTGA
- a CDS encoding ABC transporter ATP-binding protein: protein MSLLDIDVREKSFGNTVVLNDIHLQLEDGKAAVLLGPSGCGKSTLLRIAAGLDQRFAGEVSVNVERHHGKSSFPPVAFVFQEPRLMPWLTVAQNIGYADGRGFDVTKVNRLIEDVGLDGHAATLPKALSGGMAQRVAIARALYTEPRILLLDEPFSAVDAFTRMKLQDLILKLVEQRGISFLLVTHDIDEALYLGDRIYMMGARNGGIQKDIDVDVARPRDRRALRLAELKSEVLTALQVAHVI, encoded by the coding sequence ATGAGCCTTCTCGACATAGACGTGCGCGAAAAATCCTTCGGGAATACCGTCGTATTGAATGATATTCATCTTCAGCTTGAAGATGGCAAAGCAGCCGTGTTGCTTGGGCCCAGTGGCTGCGGCAAGAGTACGCTTCTGCGCATAGCCGCCGGGCTTGACCAGCGCTTTGCCGGGGAGGTCTCGGTCAACGTGGAGCGGCATCACGGCAAATCGTCGTTCCCGCCCGTCGCGTTTGTGTTTCAGGAGCCGCGGTTGATGCCCTGGCTGACGGTGGCTCAGAACATCGGCTACGCAGATGGTCGCGGCTTCGATGTTACCAAGGTCAACAGGCTGATCGAAGATGTGGGCTTGGATGGGCATGCGGCCACCTTGCCGAAGGCGCTTTCCGGAGGGATGGCTCAGCGCGTTGCGATTGCGCGCGCGCTTTACACGGAACCCCGAATATTGCTGCTGGATGAACCATTCAGCGCAGTGGATGCGTTCACACGCATGAAGCTGCAGGACCTGATCCTCAAGCTCGTGGAACAGCGCGGCATATCGTTTCTACTGGTCACCCACGACATTGACGAAGCGCTTTATCTCGGTGACAGGATTTACATGATGGGCGCCAGAAATGGCGGTATCCAGAAAGATATCGACGTCGATGTTGCCCGCCCGAGAGACCGCCGCGCTTTGCGCTTGGCAGAGTTAAAAAGTGAAGTTCTGACTGCCCTTCAGGTCGCGCATGTTATTTGA
- a CDS encoding ABC transporter permease — protein MTLSSEEVRHNGRSRREDASVPSVVSGFGRKLLSIDLRGAIVPVGALLMLEIFVRLGWVSPYVLPPPSDLYSTFLYLAEGPLWTNIAASSLRVFFGFVAGSLLAIIVGSIVGLWYSAERYLEPSFQALRAVPSLAWVPLLMIWFGIGETSKIVLIAKSAFFPVYLSLFSGIRNVDRKLVEVGEMYGQSLPTLVLRILIPASLPHLFTGLRYGLSLAWLSVVAAELLAASEGIGYMLSDGRELSRPDLVLIAIICLAVLGKISDSAFKLIEDRCLSWRDTYSTSIGGKAA, from the coding sequence ATGACGCTTTCCAGCGAAGAGGTTCGGCATAATGGCCGTTCGAGGAGGGAGGACGCCAGCGTCCCAAGCGTGGTTTCCGGTTTTGGACGAAAGCTGCTGTCGATCGATCTGCGTGGCGCCATCGTACCGGTTGGTGCTCTGTTGATGCTGGAAATCTTTGTTCGTCTAGGGTGGGTCAGCCCTTATGTGCTGCCCCCGCCATCCGATCTCTACAGCACATTCCTCTATCTGGCTGAGGGACCGCTCTGGACGAATATCGCAGCCAGCAGCTTGCGGGTGTTCTTCGGCTTCGTGGCCGGTTCGCTGCTTGCCATCATCGTCGGGTCGATCGTTGGTCTGTGGTACTCGGCTGAGCGCTATCTCGAGCCTAGCTTTCAGGCGTTGCGGGCCGTACCAAGCCTTGCCTGGGTGCCGCTTTTGATGATCTGGTTCGGGATAGGCGAAACATCCAAGATCGTGCTGATTGCCAAAAGCGCTTTCTTTCCGGTGTATCTAAGCCTCTTCTCCGGCATTCGAAATGTTGATCGCAAATTGGTCGAGGTGGGGGAGATGTACGGCCAATCCCTACCCACGCTCGTCTTGCGCATCCTCATTCCAGCCTCGCTGCCGCATCTCTTTACGGGGCTGCGTTACGGCTTGTCGCTCGCCTGGCTGAGTGTCGTTGCGGCTGAGCTACTGGCAGCATCGGAAGGCATCGGTTACATGCTTTCGGACGGACGAGAGCTGTCGAGACCAGATCTCGTCCTGATCGCGATCATCTGTCTGGCCGTGCTTGGCAAGATTTCCGATAGCGCCTTCAAACTTATTGAAGATCGCTGCCTGTCCTGGCGGGACACATATTCCACCTCGATTGGAGGGAAAGCCGCATGA
- a CDS encoding aliphatic sulfonate ABC transporter substrate-binding protein, which translates to MISNITRRRALKLGAVGVALSSPFISTSAFSQTPDYPAELRLDWGYYSSHTLLIKNKGWLEDAFKDVGTKISWVQSRGSNNSLEFLKVGSTDFAGSAALSAFLSRANGVPLKVVYVASWGGSSIIQVKADSPLKSVADLKGKTIAVTKGTAPYFTLVRALAKSDLTINDLKVVNLQHPEGFTALQQGQVDAWVGIDPQTAQAEIAGNRAIFSDPSWREGSVFSVSEAFLEKHPKAVERLLGVWVQTQKWIRENNDEFVSFVTAQAGGDAEVTRRTIARRSWTDPVPGEELLASIKTATPLLGPEVLRPGVNVDDVLSQLIDPAPAKRAVGA; encoded by the coding sequence ATGATCTCGAACATCACGCGCCGTCGCGCTCTCAAACTGGGCGCTGTCGGCGTCGCTCTGTCTTCGCCGTTTATTTCGACGAGTGCGTTTTCGCAGACGCCGGATTATCCTGCCGAGCTTCGGCTGGACTGGGGCTACTATTCCTCCCACACGCTTTTGATTAAAAACAAGGGATGGCTGGAAGACGCATTCAAGGATGTGGGAACGAAGATTTCCTGGGTGCAATCGCGCGGAAGCAACAATTCGCTTGAGTTCCTGAAGGTGGGCTCTACCGATTTTGCCGGGTCCGCTGCGCTCTCCGCATTTCTTTCGCGAGCAAATGGCGTTCCACTGAAAGTTGTTTACGTAGCCAGTTGGGGTGGCTCGTCCATCATTCAGGTCAAGGCAGATTCTCCTTTGAAGTCTGTTGCTGATTTGAAAGGCAAGACGATTGCGGTGACGAAAGGAACAGCGCCATACTTTACGCTGGTTCGTGCTCTGGCCAAAAGCGATCTGACGATCAACGACCTCAAAGTCGTCAACCTGCAGCACCCGGAAGGCTTTACGGCGCTTCAGCAGGGGCAGGTGGATGCCTGGGTCGGTATCGATCCACAGACCGCACAGGCCGAAATTGCTGGTAATCGCGCAATCTTCAGTGATCCGAGCTGGCGTGAGGGCAGTGTGTTCAGCGTCTCGGAAGCATTTCTCGAAAAGCATCCGAAAGCTGTCGAGCGCCTGCTCGGCGTCTGGGTGCAGACGCAGAAATGGATACGCGAAAACAACGATGAGTTCGTCTCATTCGTCACCGCGCAGGCGGGCGGCGACGCCGAGGTCACCCGCCGCACGATTGCGCGGCGCAGCTGGACGGACCCCGTTCCTGGCGAGGAGCTGCTGGCCTCCATCAAAACCGCTACTCCGCTTCTCGGACCGGAGGTGTTGCGCCCGGGCGTGAATGTCGATGACGTTCTCTCCCAACTCATCGATCCGGCGCCCGCCAAAAGGGCTGTGGGGGCATGA
- a CDS encoding M24 family metallopeptidase — translation MSGIDRTRAERLMREAGLDALVLFQPEAFQYAIGAPAGVATMWGRAGAAIALVPTDAHLPLGAIVSDHAAAVMRHKAVDVDLRTHRIWIDTVDLLGVESVAGIDEAYRRTGVSGQRPETFDRAACFDLLSDMLKDKGLMGGRIGVDLECMPAADFEALKVSIPGIQWVDGSLVLRRLRAIKTPMEIDRLRRAAHAAEGGLESMMQAVRLDVPVAELSTAWKAGAQDAAQVGGFALSGHWDFISVGPNLSDGAARVTPGALIKADVGTLVEGYSSDGARTFTYGPTSQLGQDIFKALEAAFDAGLEQIKPGNAFGAVHDAMLRSMRRDGFGEYYRGHFGHSVGGNVGIEEWPFFSANNPELIEADMVVALEAPFYGQNFGALMIEDQFLVTRGGAECMNKLPRVLRDLSGDGG, via the coding sequence GTGAGTGGTATCGATAGAACGCGTGCAGAGCGGCTGATGAGAGAGGCCGGACTTGACGCGCTGGTTCTTTTTCAGCCGGAAGCCTTTCAGTACGCCATCGGTGCTCCGGCGGGCGTGGCGACAATGTGGGGCAGGGCGGGAGCTGCAATTGCTCTTGTGCCCACAGATGCTCATTTGCCACTGGGGGCAATCGTCAGTGACCATGCTGCGGCTGTCATGCGACATAAGGCAGTAGATGTCGATCTGAGGACGCATCGCATATGGATCGACACGGTCGATCTCTTGGGCGTTGAATCGGTCGCAGGAATTGACGAGGCCTATCGACGTACCGGTGTATCGGGTCAGAGGCCGGAGACCTTCGATCGCGCAGCCTGTTTCGACCTCTTGTCCGATATGCTGAAGGACAAAGGTCTCATGGGGGGCAGGATCGGCGTCGATCTCGAATGCATGCCAGCGGCTGATTTTGAGGCGTTGAAGGTATCGATTCCTGGAATTCAATGGGTTGACGGCTCGCTGGTGCTGCGACGCCTGCGAGCCATCAAGACCCCCATGGAAATCGATAGGTTGAGGCGCGCGGCACATGCCGCGGAGGGCGGGCTTGAGAGTATGATGCAGGCTGTTCGTCTCGACGTCCCGGTGGCTGAACTGTCTACGGCTTGGAAAGCGGGTGCGCAGGATGCGGCACAGGTTGGCGGCTTTGCGCTGAGCGGGCATTGGGATTTCATTTCCGTCGGCCCCAATCTTTCAGACGGTGCCGCCAGGGTTACCCCAGGTGCGCTCATCAAAGCGGATGTCGGGACCCTTGTTGAAGGTTATTCCTCTGACGGTGCCCGCACATTTACATATGGCCCCACGTCGCAATTGGGGCAGGATATCTTCAAGGCATTGGAGGCAGCTTTTGACGCAGGCCTTGAACAGATCAAGCCAGGAAATGCTTTCGGTGCTGTCCACGATGCAATGCTCCGCTCCATGAGACGCGATGGCTTCGGCGAATATTACCGCGGGCATTTCGGCCATTCGGTCGGCGGCAATGTAGGTATCGAGGAGTGGCCATTCTTCTCCGCTAACAATCCAGAACTCATCGAAGCAGACATGGTGGTTGCACTCGAGGCTCCGTTTTATGGTCAGAACTTCGGTGCGCTTATGATCGAGGACCAGTTTCTAGTCACGCGTGGCGGAGCGGAATGCATGAACAAACTGCCGCGAGTACTACGTGATCTCTCCGGGGATGGGGGTTGA